The following proteins are co-located in the Gossypium hirsutum isolate 1008001.06 chromosome A02, Gossypium_hirsutum_v2.1, whole genome shotgun sequence genome:
- the LOC107951897 gene encoding protein MLN51 homolog, whose protein sequence is MATTGVEEVEYESDPEEVKRSLAMRRREAASDDDEGERDEENNAEARMDRRSVIRSDESDGQGGAADYDDGVEELDLEEVEEVYDEYEEEEEEIDEEEIDEVGKVEVRGNVKITGDDVKEAVVENGNVDEGLGIDNNHIGEEHGEEKKENEPFAVPTAGLFYMHDDRFRDNVGGRHRRTRCGRNLWESKDDRKWGHDKFEEMTLQEKHYEEGRSSRGRYRAQSKNRGPDRGYRRGSGSKAFGKNNRQNMAPKVVRGRGPRSYEPNMKISSQAPPIQGRLSGKPLEKTSQANSGRASTLATNAGTVSDPNPKHIFASSLSSASPPFYPAASSNKDTALTQKKDVHAESVSGNLCPSVTDENFSASQSNSLRGKNVVDSLSMAKLYIDDPSLSASAKPLTNMQMVPSGSSLGNTSKPTQSRVQGRVVAIPGLKACQPAPPQNQIIAVQRNPVQGYSVQGAAQQLGQHTGMPQASSPPKTATSVNSYESGEVESSETSKPLVSKGKSCVQGAGRGSFLYSGAQVMGPTGTMAVGHGDKNFPAFLPVMQFGGQHPGGLSVPAVGMAFPGYVAQPQLGLGNSEMTWLPVLTSAAGALGATYCSPYITVDGAYHARTSGQTSSTGSSSKEKNSNKPNSEWKPSQRPEAVSDEFGQRQNNPNKQPRRYSEMSFSK, encoded by the exons ATGGCTACTACGGGAGTAGAGGAGGTGGAATACGAGAGTGATCCAGAGGAGGTGAAGCGTTCTCTGGCAATGCGGAGGAGGGAGGCGGCCAGTGACGATGACGAAGGAGAAAGGGACGAAGAGAATAATGCTGAGGCGAGGATGGATCGAAGGTCTGTGATTCGTTCCGATGAATCCGACGGTCAGGGCGGTGCTGCAGATTACGATGATGGCGTAGAAGAATTGGACTTAGAAGAAGTCGAAGAAGTTTATGATGAATAcgaggaggaggaagaagaaattGATGAAGAGGAGATAGATGAAGTTGGTAAAGTAGAAGTGCGAGGCAATGTGAAGATAACTGGAGACGATGTGAAGGAAGCGGTTGTGGAGAATGGAAATGTGGATGAAGGACTGGGCATTGATAATAATCACATTGGAGAGGAACATGGAGAGGAAAAGAAGGAGAATGAGCCCTTTGCTGTGCCCACTGCTGGGTTGTTTTATATGCACGATGATAGATTTCGAGACAACGTTGGCGGTCGTCATAG GCGAACACGTTGTGGAAGGAATTTGTGGGAATCCAAGGATGATAGGAAATGGGGACATGACAAGTTTGAGGAGATGACTTTGCAAGAAAAGCATTATGAAGAG GGAAGATCTTCTAGAGGTAGGTATCGAGCTCAGAGTAAAAATCGTGGACCAGATCGTGGTTATCGTAGAGGAAGTGGGTCCAAAGCATTTGGGAAAAACAACCGCCAGAATATGGCTCCAAAGGTGGTGAGAGGGAGAGGACCTAGGAGTTATGAACCTAATATGAAAATCAGCAGTCAAGCACCTCCAATACAGGGCAGACT GTCTGGAAAGCCTCTTGAGAAAACATCACAAGCCAATTCAGGTAGAGCTTCCACCCTCGCAACAAATGCCGGTACTGTATCAGATCCTAATCCGAAACATATATTTGCGTCAAGCTTGAGTTCTGCTTCCCCACCTTTTTATCCAGCGGCGTCTTCCAACAAAGACACTGCTTTAACTCAGAAGAAAGATGTACATGCTGAAAGTGTGAGCGGGAATCTTTGCCCTTCTGTTACAGATGAGAATTTTTCTGCTTCACAATCTAATTCATTACGAGGGAAGAATGTGGTTGATTCTCTCAGCATGGCAAAGCTTTATATTGATGATCCCAGCTTGTCTGCTTCTGCTAAGCCTTTGACCAATATGCAGATGGTACCTTCTGGATCTTCATTGGGTAATACTAGCAAACCCACTCAGTCCAGGGTACAGGGTAGAGTTGTAGCTATCCCAGGATTGAAGGCTTGTCAGCCAGCTCCTCCTCAGAACCAAATCATTGCTGTTCAGAGAAATCCTGTTCAAGGGTACTCTGTGCAAGGGGCTGCTCAGCAGCTGGGCCAGCATACTGGTATGCCTCAAGCTTCGTCTCCACCCAAGACAGCTACGTCAGTCAATTCCTATGAATCTGGAGAGGTTGAATCTTCAGAAACAAGTAAACCCTTGGTGAGCAAGGGAAAAAGCTGTGTTCAAGGGGCTGGAAGAGGCTCTTTTCTGTACAGTGGAGCTCAGGTTATGGGACCAACAGGGACTATGGCTGTCGGCCATGGCGATAAAAACTTTCCTGCCTTTTTGCCAG TTATGCAATTTGGGGGTCAGCACCCTGGTGGCCTCAGTGTTCCTGCTGTTGGCATGGCATTTCCTGGATATGTTGCCCAGCCACAACTTGGTTTGGGAAATTCAGAAATGACGTG GTTACCAGTACTTACAAGTGCCGCTGGGGCTTTAGGGGCAACATATTGTTCACCTTATATCACTGTTGATGGGGCTTATCATGCTCGTACCTCTGGACAGACATCTTCAACAGGATCCTCAAG CAAAGAAAAAAATTCTAACAAACCAAATAGTGAATGGAAGCCATCACAAAGACCTG AGGCTGTGAGTGATGAATTTGGGCAACgacaaaataacccaaataagCAGCCTCGCAG ATACTCCGAGATGAGCTTTAGCAAGTGA